In Pseudomonas asiatica, the following are encoded in one genomic region:
- a CDS encoding putative 2-dehydropantoate 2-reductase: protein MSSTWHILGAGSLGSLWACRLARAGKAVRLILRDGQRLQAYQQAGGLTLVEQDQSRHYAIPAETAQARGPIHRLLVACKAYDAAPAIAGVAPRLAEDAEVVLLQNGLGSQDEVADLVPHARCIFASSTEGAFREGDWQVRFAGHGFNWLGDPRNPTIPAWFDDLHQAGIPAEWTVDILTRLWRKLALNCAINPLTVLHDCQNGGLLGHLGEVDALCAELAQLLHRCGQPEAADGLNEEVQRVILATAANYSSMYQDVRAGRRTEVHYLLGHACRAAGRHGLQLPELERLLQHLVDNLRVRGLPCD from the coding sequence ATGAGCAGCACCTGGCATATTCTCGGCGCCGGTAGCCTGGGCAGCCTGTGGGCTTGCCGCCTGGCGCGCGCGGGCAAGGCAGTGCGCCTGATCCTGCGTGACGGGCAGCGGCTGCAGGCCTACCAGCAGGCCGGCGGCCTGACCCTGGTCGAACAGGACCAGTCCCGCCACTACGCCATCCCCGCCGAAACCGCGCAGGCACGCGGCCCGATCCATCGCCTGCTGGTGGCCTGCAAGGCCTACGACGCCGCCCCGGCCATCGCCGGCGTGGCACCTCGCCTGGCCGAAGACGCTGAGGTGGTTCTGCTGCAGAACGGCCTGGGCAGCCAGGACGAGGTCGCCGACCTGGTGCCCCATGCACGCTGCATCTTCGCCTCCAGTACCGAAGGCGCATTCCGCGAGGGAGATTGGCAGGTACGCTTTGCCGGCCACGGCTTCAACTGGCTGGGTGACCCACGCAACCCGACGATCCCGGCCTGGTTCGATGACCTGCATCAGGCTGGCATCCCTGCCGAGTGGACGGTGGATATCCTCACCCGCCTGTGGCGCAAGCTGGCACTCAATTGCGCCATCAACCCGCTGACCGTGCTGCACGACTGCCAGAACGGCGGGCTGCTGGGGCACCTGGGCGAAGTGGATGCGCTGTGCGCCGAGCTGGCCCAACTGCTGCACCGCTGTGGCCAGCCAGAAGCGGCAGACGGGCTGAACGAAGAAGTGCAGCGGGTGATCCTCGCCACTGCGGCCAACTACTCTTCCATGTACCAGGATGTACGCGCAGGCCGCCGCACCGAGGTGCACTACCTGCTTGGCCATGCCTGCCGCGCCGCCGGCCGTCATGGCCTGCAGCTGCCAGAGCTGGAACGCCTGCTGCAGCACTTGGTCGATAACCTGCGTGTGCGTGGTTTGCCCTGCGACTGA
- a CDS encoding sensor histidine kinase, with product MTLRQRLENLPVGQKLLAALLVLLVTILLVANLTFISAAYWITQESMAPQALHTIGRLVANPQLAARAGDTPDTASALLKELDSYTPLRAAAVYGGDGRMLAQLQHGEPLALPKRFRNIDGWRLMEFRSTQLIRMPRDANPPAHLLLVASSELPTAFYTGTLSASLGILVFSILLWIVIARQIKRLITQPINQLEELSRQVTREESYALRAQRGNDDEIGSLAEAFNTMLSRIEAREQQLKRTRDEFQEAYDQAQGLAEETRHTNRKLELEVQVRSKIEKKLTGFQNYLNSIIDSMPSALIALDEQLYVTQWNHEATVLSGTPLDEALNQPIFIAFEPLKPFLPQLKETVEKHRVAKIERVTWPKGDDLRHYALTFYPLTGGGGRGVVIRIDDITQRLSLEEMMVQSEKMLSVGGLAAGMAHEINNPLGAILHNVQNIRRRLSPELPRNQEQAEELGIDLPTVNRYLESREVPQLLDGIQQAGARAAKIVTHMLSFSRRSNRQLAPCDLPALIDQAVEIASNDFDLAIGFDFKGQAIVRQFDPDLGPVPCTANELEQVLLNLLKNAAQAIHQRPQPSEPGRITLRTRLSPPWAEIQVEDNGVGMPEGVRKRTFEPFFTTKEIGQGTGLGLSVSYFIITNNHKGQMEVQSTPGQGTCFTLRLPLGQPAAVAPAKMEK from the coding sequence ATGACCTTGCGCCAACGCCTGGAAAACCTCCCGGTCGGGCAGAAGCTGCTGGCGGCCCTGCTGGTGTTGCTGGTGACCATCCTGTTGGTGGCCAACCTCACCTTCATCAGCGCCGCCTACTGGATCACCCAGGAAAGCATGGCGCCACAGGCGCTGCACACCATCGGCCGGCTGGTGGCCAACCCGCAACTGGCAGCGCGCGCCGGCGATACACCGGACACCGCCAGCGCCCTGCTGAAGGAGCTGGACAGCTACACGCCGCTGCGCGCCGCTGCCGTCTACGGTGGCGATGGCCGCATGTTGGCGCAGCTGCAGCACGGCGAGCCGCTGGCACTGCCCAAGCGTTTTCGCAACATCGACGGCTGGCGCCTGATGGAGTTTCGCAGCACCCAGCTGATCCGCATGCCACGTGACGCCAACCCGCCCGCACACCTGCTGCTGGTGGCCAGCAGTGAACTGCCCACGGCTTTCTACACCGGCACCCTCAGCGCCAGCCTGGGCATCCTGGTGTTCAGCATCCTTCTGTGGATCGTCATAGCCCGACAGATAAAACGCCTGATCACCCAGCCGATCAACCAGCTCGAAGAGCTCAGCCGCCAGGTCACCCGCGAAGAGAGCTATGCCTTGCGTGCGCAGCGCGGTAACGACGACGAAATCGGCAGCCTGGCCGAAGCGTTCAACACCATGCTCTCGCGCATCGAAGCCCGCGAACAGCAACTCAAGCGCACCCGCGACGAGTTTCAGGAGGCCTACGACCAGGCCCAGGGCCTGGCCGAGGAAACCCGCCACACCAACCGCAAGCTGGAACTGGAAGTTCAGGTGCGCAGCAAGATCGAGAAAAAACTCACCGGCTTCCAGAACTACCTCAACAGCATCATCGACTCGATGCCCTCGGCACTGATCGCCCTCGATGAGCAGCTCTACGTGACCCAATGGAACCACGAAGCCACGGTACTTTCCGGCACGCCTCTGGACGAGGCGCTGAATCAGCCGATCTTCATTGCCTTCGAACCGCTCAAGCCGTTCCTGCCGCAACTGAAGGAAACAGTGGAAAAGCACCGGGTGGCGAAGATCGAACGGGTCACCTGGCCCAAGGGTGACGACCTGCGCCACTACGCCCTGACCTTCTACCCGCTGACCGGTGGCGGCGGCCGTGGCGTTGTCATCCGTATCGACGACATCACCCAGCGCCTGTCGCTGGAAGAAATGATGGTGCAATCGGAAAAGATGCTTTCGGTCGGCGGCCTGGCCGCCGGCATGGCCCACGAGATCAACAATCCGCTGGGCGCGATCCTGCATAACGTGCAGAACATCCGCCGGCGCCTGTCACCAGAACTGCCGCGCAATCAGGAACAGGCAGAGGAGCTGGGCATCGACCTGCCCACGGTCAACCGCTACCTGGAGAGCCGCGAAGTGCCACAATTGCTCGACGGCATCCAGCAGGCCGGTGCCCGGGCAGCGAAGATCGTCACCCACATGCTCAGCTTCAGCCGCCGCAGCAACCGTCAGCTGGCGCCGTGCGACCTGCCGGCGCTGATCGATCAGGCGGTGGAGATTGCCAGCAACGACTTCGACCTGGCCATAGGCTTCGATTTCAAGGGCCAGGCCATCGTGCGTCAGTTCGACCCCGACCTGGGGCCGGTGCCGTGCACCGCCAACGAATTGGAGCAGGTGCTGCTCAACCTGCTGAAAAACGCGGCCCAGGCCATCCACCAGCGGCCGCAGCCGAGCGAGCCCGGGCGCATCACTCTGCGTACCCGCTTGAGCCCGCCATGGGCGGAAATCCAGGTCGAGGACAACGGCGTCGGCATGCCCGAAGGGGTGCGCAAGCGCACCTTCGAGCCGTTCTTCACCACCAAGGAAATCGGCCAGGGTACCGGGCTGGGGCTGTCGGTCTCGTACTTCATCATCACCAACAACCACAAGGGCCAGATGGAAGTGCAGTCCACGCCCGGCCAGGGCACCTGCTTCACCCTGCGCTTGCCCCTTGGCCAGCCGGCAGCGGTGGCGCCGGCCAAAATGGAGAAATGA
- a CDS encoding cob(I)yrinic acid a,c-diamide adenosyltransferase, whose amino-acid sequence MGYRLSKIYTRTGDKGETGLGDGRRVPKDHPRIEAIGEVDSLNSQLGLLLAGLAEQGLDEVSAVLAPCQHRLFDLGGELAMPSYQALDLAEVARLEAAIDVWNEELGPLKNFILPSGSALVAQAHVCRSLARSAERRCQQLNALEPLAGVGLAYINRLSDLLFVAARIIGRRQGVAEVLWQPAEKPKG is encoded by the coding sequence ATGGGCTACCGCCTGTCGAAGATCTACACCCGCACCGGCGACAAAGGCGAAACCGGCCTGGGCGATGGGCGCCGGGTGCCCAAGGATCACCCGCGGATCGAGGCGATTGGCGAGGTGGACAGCCTGAACAGCCAGCTGGGTTTGCTGCTGGCGGGGCTGGCCGAACAAGGGCTGGATGAAGTGAGCGCGGTTTTGGCGCCGTGCCAGCACCGCCTGTTCGACCTGGGCGGTGAGCTGGCGATGCCCAGTTATCAGGCGTTGGACCTGGCGGAGGTGGCGCGGCTTGAGGCAGCGATCGATGTGTGGAATGAAGAGCTGGGGCCGTTGAAAAACTTTATCTTGCCCAGTGGCTCGGCGCTGGTGGCGCAGGCGCATGTGTGCCGGAGCCTGGCGCGCAGTGCGGAGCGGCGGTGCCAGCAGCTGAATGCGCTGGAGCCGTTGGCGGGGGTTGGGTTGGCGTATATCAACCGGCTTTCGGATCTGCTGTTTGTGGCGGCGCGGATCATTGGGCGGCGGCAGGGGGTGGCTGAGGTTTTGTGGCAACCTGCTGAAAAGCCTAAAGGCTGA
- a CDS encoding Nudix family hydrolase produces the protein MKRIHVVAAVIRGTDGRILIARRADTQHQGGLWEFPGGKVEEGEGVEAALARELREELGIEVSRSRALIKVSHDYPDKQVLLDVREVEAFTGEPHGAEGQPLEWVAPRDLPQYEFPEANKPIVAAARLPDQYLVTPDGLEVPQMLKGIQKAVASGIRLIQLRAPDMYDPKYRDVAVDAVGLCAGKAQLMLKGPLEWLGDFPAAGWHLTAAQLRKYAANGRPFPKERWLAASCHSAEELALAEQMGVDFVTLSPVQATRTHPEAVPLGWDEAQRLIAGFNKPVYLLGGVGPGEREQAWEAGAQGVAGIRAFWPEI, from the coding sequence GTGAAACGGATTCATGTTGTAGCTGCTGTCATTCGCGGTACTGACGGCCGTATTCTGATCGCGCGGCGCGCCGATACCCAGCACCAGGGCGGTCTGTGGGAATTCCCGGGCGGCAAGGTAGAAGAGGGTGAGGGCGTCGAGGCGGCGCTGGCCCGCGAGCTGCGAGAGGAGCTGGGTATCGAGGTGAGTCGTTCGCGCGCGCTGATCAAGGTCAGCCACGATTACCCGGACAAGCAGGTGCTGCTGGATGTGCGCGAAGTCGAGGCATTCACCGGCGAGCCGCATGGCGCCGAAGGGCAGCCGCTGGAATGGGTTGCTCCACGCGATTTGCCCCAATACGAATTCCCCGAGGCCAACAAGCCGATCGTTGCAGCCGCGCGCCTGCCGGATCAGTACCTGGTCACCCCCGATGGCCTGGAAGTGCCGCAGATGCTCAAGGGCATCCAGAAGGCAGTGGCAAGTGGCATTCGCCTGATCCAGTTGCGTGCCCCGGACATGTACGATCCCAAGTATCGCGATGTGGCGGTGGATGCGGTCGGCCTTTGCGCGGGCAAGGCGCAGCTGATGCTCAAGGGGCCGCTGGAGTGGCTGGGTGACTTCCCAGCCGCGGGTTGGCACCTGACGGCTGCACAACTGCGCAAGTATGCCGCCAACGGCCGGCCGTTCCCCAAGGAGCGCTGGCTGGCGGCGTCCTGCCACAGTGCCGAAGAGCTGGCGCTGGCGGAGCAGATGGGCGTGGACTTTGTCACTTTGTCGCCGGTGCAGGCAACCCGGACACATCCTGAGGCGGTGCCGCTGGGGTGGGACGAGGCGCAACGTTTGATTGCCGGGTTCAACAAGCCGGTCTACCTGTTGGGTGGGGTAGGGCCGGGTGAGCGCGAGCAGGCCTGGGAAGCAGGGGCACAGGGTGTGGCCGGGATCCGGGCGTTCTGGCCTGAGATCTGA
- a CDS encoding glutathione S-transferase family protein, giving the protein MSYHLIIGDKLYSSWSLRGALALELAGVPYEETLIKLNQPDTRQRILAFSATGKVPLLKTEHGVIADSLAIAEYLNERHPDAQLWPADVAARAQARSACAQMHSGFFALRGAMPFDLSRDQALDSVPLEVQIDIDRIVALWSECRLAAKDSGPFLFGRPSLADAFFAPVAVRLRTYRVEVPAEAATYIETIYQWPAFQAWQKAGLAEREG; this is encoded by the coding sequence ATGAGCTATCACCTGATCATCGGCGACAAGCTGTATTCCTCCTGGTCGCTGCGTGGCGCCCTGGCCCTCGAGCTGGCTGGCGTGCCTTACGAAGAAACACTGATCAAGCTGAACCAGCCTGACACCCGTCAGCGCATCCTCGCCTTCTCGGCTACTGGCAAGGTACCGCTGCTCAAGACAGAGCACGGTGTGATCGCCGACTCGCTGGCCATTGCCGAATACCTCAACGAACGCCACCCCGACGCGCAGCTGTGGCCTGCCGACGTGGCGGCCCGGGCCCAGGCCCGTTCGGCCTGCGCGCAGATGCACAGCGGCTTCTTCGCCCTGCGCGGCGCGATGCCGTTCGACCTGTCGCGCGACCAGGCGCTGGACAGCGTGCCGCTGGAGGTTCAAATCGATATCGACCGTATCGTTGCACTGTGGTCGGAATGTCGCCTTGCGGCCAAGGACAGCGGCCCGTTCCTGTTCGGCAGGCCGAGCCTGGCTGATGCCTTCTTCGCCCCGGTGGCGGTGCGCCTGCGCACCTACCGTGTGGAAGTGCCTGCGGAGGCGGCGACTTATATCGAGACCATTTATCAGTGGCCAGCCTTCCAGGCCTGGCAAAAGGCTGGCCTGGCGGAGCGTGAAGGGTGA
- the argJ gene encoding bifunctional glutamate N-acetyltransferase/amino-acid acetyltransferase ArgJ, which produces MAVGLGPLPTLHPVPGFELGIASAGIKRPGRKDVVVMRCAEGSSVAGVFTLNAFCAAPVILSKQRVQGTVRYLLTNTGNANAGTGAPGLAAAERTCAKLAELAGVPAESVLPFSTGVIGEPLPVEKIEGALQAALDNLSENHWAEAATGIMTTDTLPKGGSRQFQHDGVTVTVTGISKGAGMIRPNMATMLGYIATDAKVAPAVLKDLMLDGANKSFNRITIDGDTSTNDCCMLIATGKANLPEVTEASGALFEALKKAVFEVCMEVAQAIVRDGEGATKFVTVQVNGGGNHQECLDVGYAVAHSPLIKTALFASDPNWGRILAAVGRAGVPELDVSLIDVYLDSVCIASKGGRSPSYTEDQGAKVMAQEEITIRIELGRGQCSETIWTTDLSHEYVKINAEYRT; this is translated from the coding sequence ATGGCTGTTGGTCTTGGTCCTTTGCCCACCCTGCACCCGGTTCCGGGTTTTGAACTCGGCATCGCTTCTGCCGGCATCAAGCGCCCGGGGCGCAAGGATGTGGTGGTCATGCGCTGCGCCGAAGGCTCCAGCGTGGCTGGTGTGTTCACCCTCAACGCCTTCTGCGCAGCGCCGGTGATCCTGTCCAAGCAGCGTGTGCAGGGCACCGTGCGCTATCTGCTGACCAACACTGGTAACGCCAACGCCGGCACCGGCGCGCCAGGCCTGGCCGCCGCCGAGCGCACCTGCGCCAAGCTGGCCGAACTGGCCGGCGTACCGGCCGAGTCGGTACTGCCATTCTCCACCGGCGTGATCGGCGAGCCGCTGCCGGTCGAGAAGATCGAAGGCGCACTGCAGGCCGCCCTCGACAACCTGTCGGAAAACCACTGGGCTGAAGCTGCCACCGGCATCATGACCACCGACACCCTGCCCAAGGGGGGCAGCCGCCAGTTCCAGCACGATGGCGTGACGGTTACCGTCACCGGCATCAGCAAGGGTGCAGGCATGATCCGCCCGAACATGGCCACCATGCTCGGCTACATCGCCACCGACGCCAAGGTTGCCCCGGCGGTGCTCAAGGACCTGATGCTGGACGGCGCCAACAAGTCGTTCAACCGCATCACCATCGATGGCGACACCTCGACCAACGACTGCTGCATGCTGATTGCCACTGGCAAGGCCAACCTGCCGGAAGTCACCGAAGCCAGCGGCGCACTGTTCGAAGCGCTGAAGAAGGCAGTGTTCGAAGTGTGCATGGAAGTGGCCCAGGCCATCGTCCGTGACGGCGAAGGCGCCACCAAGTTCGTTACCGTACAGGTCAACGGCGGTGGCAACCACCAGGAATGCCTGGACGTCGGCTACGCCGTGGCCCACTCGCCGCTGATCAAGACTGCGCTGTTCGCTTCCGACCCCAACTGGGGCCGTATCCTCGCCGCCGTCGGCCGTGCCGGCGTACCGGAGCTGGACGTGAGCCTGATTGATGTGTACCTGGACAGCGTTTGCATTGCCAGCAAAGGCGGCCGTAGCCCGAGCTACACCGAAGACCAGGGTGCCAAGGTTATGGCCCAGGAAGAGATCACCATCCGTATCGAGCTGGGCCGTGGCCAGTGCAGCGAAACCATCTGGACCACCGACCTGTCCCACGAGTACGTGAAGATCAACGCCGAGTACCGTACCTGA
- the secA gene encoding preprotein translocase subunit SecA, whose translation MFAPLLKKLFGSKNEREVKRMLKTVNIVNALEEKMVALSDEQLRGKTAEFKERLAKGETLDQLLPEAFAVAREAGKRVMGMRHFDVQLIGGMTLHEGMIAEMRTGEGKTLVGTLAVYLNALSGKGVHVVTVNDYLARRDANWMRPLYEFLGLSVGIVSAFQPPEEKRAAYASDITYGTNNEFGFDYLRDNMAFSQEEKFQRELNFAVIDEVDSILIDEARTPLIISGQAEDSSKLYIEINRLIPRLTQHIEEVEGQVTQEGHFTIDEKSRQVELNEAGHQFIEEMLTQSGLLAEGESLYSAHNLSLLTHVYAGLRAHKLFHRNIEYIVQDGQVLLIDEHTGRTMPGRRLSEGLHQAIEAKENLNIQAESQTLASTTFQNYFRLYTKLSGMTGTADTEAFEFQSIYGLNVMVIPPNKPLARKDFNDLVYLTADEKYAAIIADIKESMKQGRPVLVGTATIETSEHMSNLLKKEGIDHKVLNAKYHEKEAEIIAQAGAPGALTIATNMAGRGTDILLGGNWEAEVAALENPTAEQIAQIKADWQKRHQQVIESGGLHVIASERHESRRIDNQLRGRSGRQGDPGSSRFYLSLEDSLMRIFASDRVKNFMKALGMQSGEAIEHRMVTNAIEKAQRKVEGRNFDIRKQLLEYDDVANEQRKVIYHMRNSLLAAENIGDTIVEFRKEVLDATISQHIPPQSLPEQWDVAGLEASLASDFAMKLPIQQWLDEDDHLYEETLREKLLNEITTAYTEKEDQAGIEALRTFEKQILLRVLDDLWKDHLSTMDHLRHGIHLRGYAQKNPKQEYKRESFSLFQELLESIKRDTIRVLSHVQVRREDPVEEEARLRREAEELASRMQFQHAAAPGLESEQLNEEGAEVAVASAPVRNEQKLGRNEPCWCGSGKKFKHCHGQIE comes from the coding sequence ATGTTTGCGCCTTTGTTAAAGAAACTTTTTGGAAGCAAGAACGAGCGTGAAGTCAAACGCATGCTCAAGACGGTGAACATCGTCAATGCTCTCGAAGAGAAGATGGTGGCCCTCTCCGACGAGCAACTGCGGGGCAAGACCGCAGAGTTCAAGGAGCGCCTGGCCAAAGGCGAGACACTGGACCAGTTGCTGCCTGAAGCCTTCGCCGTGGCCCGTGAGGCCGGCAAGCGCGTGATGGGCATGCGCCACTTCGACGTGCAGCTGATCGGTGGCATGACCCTGCACGAGGGCATGATCGCAGAAATGCGTACCGGTGAAGGCAAGACCTTGGTCGGTACCCTGGCCGTGTACCTCAACGCATTGTCCGGCAAGGGCGTGCACGTGGTCACCGTCAACGACTACCTGGCCCGCCGCGACGCCAACTGGATGCGCCCGCTGTACGAGTTCCTCGGCCTGTCGGTCGGCATCGTCTCGGCCTTCCAGCCGCCGGAAGAAAAGCGTGCCGCCTACGCGTCCGACATCACCTACGGCACCAACAACGAATTCGGTTTCGACTACCTGCGCGACAACATGGCGTTCAGCCAGGAAGAGAAGTTCCAGCGTGAACTGAACTTCGCCGTGATCGACGAAGTCGACTCCATCCTCATCGACGAAGCGCGTACCCCGCTGATCATTTCCGGCCAGGCCGAGGACAGCTCCAAGCTGTACATCGAGATCAACCGTCTGATCCCGCGCCTTACCCAGCACATCGAGGAGGTGGAAGGCCAGGTCACCCAGGAAGGCCACTTCACCATTGACGAAAAGAGCCGTCAGGTCGAGCTGAACGAAGCCGGTCACCAGTTCATCGAAGAGATGCTCACCCAGTCCGGCCTGCTGGCCGAGGGCGAGAGCCTGTATTCGGCGCATAACCTGAGCCTGCTGACCCACGTCTATGCTGGCCTGCGCGCGCACAAGCTGTTCCACCGCAACATCGAATACATCGTCCAGGACGGCCAGGTCCTGCTGATCGACGAGCACACCGGCCGTACCATGCCAGGCCGTCGTCTGTCCGAAGGCTTGCACCAGGCCATCGAAGCCAAAGAGAACCTGAACATCCAGGCCGAGAGCCAGACCCTGGCTTCGACTACCTTCCAGAACTACTTCCGCCTGTACACCAAGCTGTCCGGCATGACCGGTACCGCTGACACCGAAGCGTTCGAGTTCCAGTCGATCTATGGTCTCAACGTGATGGTCATTCCGCCGAACAAACCGTTGGCACGTAAAGACTTCAACGACCTGGTGTACCTGACCGCCGACGAGAAATACGCCGCGATCATCGCCGACATCAAAGAAAGCATGAAGCAGGGTCGCCCGGTGCTGGTGGGTACTGCGACCATCGAAACCTCCGAGCACATGTCCAACCTCCTGAAGAAGGAAGGTATCGACCACAAGGTGCTCAACGCCAAGTACCACGAGAAGGAAGCCGAGATCATCGCGCAAGCCGGTGCGCCAGGTGCCCTGACCATCGCCACCAACATGGCCGGCCGTGGTACCGACATTCTGCTGGGCGGTAACTGGGAAGCCGAAGTGGCAGCCCTGGAAAACCCGACCGCCGAGCAGATCGCCCAGATCAAGGCCGACTGGCAGAAACGTCACCAGCAGGTGATCGAGTCGGGTGGCCTGCACGTGATCGCTTCCGAGCGCCACGAATCGCGCCGTATCGACAACCAGCTGCGTGGCCGTTCCGGCCGTCAGGGCGACCCGGGCTCCAGCCGCTTCTACCTGTCGCTGGAAGACAGCCTGATGCGTATCTTCGCCTCTGACCGGGTGAAGAACTTCATGAAAGCGCTGGGCATGCAGTCCGGCGAGGCCATCGAGCACCGCATGGTCACCAACGCCATCGAGAAGGCCCAGCGCAAGGTCGAAGGCCGCAACTTCGACATCCGCAAGCAGTTGCTGGAATACGACGACGTGGCCAACGAGCAGCGCAAGGTGATCTACCACATGCGCAACAGCCTGCTGGCCGCCGAGAACATCGGCGACACCATCGTCGAATTCCGCAAGGAAGTCCTGGACGCTACCATCAGCCAGCACATTCCGCCGCAGTCGCTGCCGGAACAGTGGGACGTGGCCGGCCTGGAGGCTTCGCTGGCCAGCGATTTCGCCATGAAGCTGCCGATCCAGCAGTGGCTCGACGAGGACGATCACCTCTACGAAGAGACCCTGCGCGAGAAGCTGCTGAACGAAATCACCACCGCGTACACCGAGAAGGAAGACCAGGCCGGTATCGAAGCCCTGCGTACCTTCGAGAAGCAGATCCTGCTGCGTGTGCTGGATGACCTGTGGAAAGACCACCTGTCGACCATGGACCACCTGCGTCACGGTATCCACCTGCGTGGTTATGCGCAGAAAAACCCGAAGCAGGAGTACAAGCGCGAATCCTTCAGCCTGTTCCAGGAGCTGCTCGAGTCGATCAAGCGCGACACCATCCGCGTGCTGTCGCACGTTCAGGTACGCCGCGAAGACCCGGTCGAAGAGGAAGCCCGCCTGCGCCGCGAGGCCGAGGAACTGGCCAGCCGCATGCAGTTCCAGCATGCCGCTGCTCCGGGCCTGGAAAGCGAGCAGCTGAACGAGGAGGGCGCCGAAGTGGCTGTTGCCTCGGCACCGGTGCGCAACGAGCAGAAGCTGGGCCGCAACGAGCCGTGCTGGTGTGGTTCGGGCAAGAAGTTCAAGCATTGCCACGGGCAGATCGAGTGA
- a CDS encoding DUF721 domain-containing protein, whose protein sequence is MAYKPSPAQPPSALLRQVRPLRLLLNQAERLEHLQRLLESQLQPAAREHCHVASWRDGTLLLVVTDGHWATRLRYQQKRLISALQAMEAFANLRRILYKVQPPPVPAKRGGNAAELSNNAAESLRDTAEGITDPKLRAALERLAAHARDKP, encoded by the coding sequence ATGGCCTACAAACCCTCCCCCGCCCAGCCGCCCTCGGCCCTGCTCCGCCAGGTCCGCCCGCTGCGCCTGCTGCTGAACCAGGCCGAACGCCTGGAGCACCTGCAGCGCCTGCTGGAAAGCCAGCTGCAACCGGCCGCCCGCGAGCACTGCCATGTGGCGTCGTGGCGCGATGGCACATTGTTGCTGGTGGTGACCGACGGCCATTGGGCAACCCGCCTGCGCTATCAGCAGAAACGCTTGATCTCTGCATTACAGGCCATGGAGGCATTCGCCAACCTCAGGCGCATCCTGTACAAGGTCCAGCCCCCGCCGGTGCCAGCCAAGCGTGGCGGCAATGCCGCAGAACTGTCCAATAACGCAGCCGAGAGCCTGCGCGATACCGCCGAGGGCATCACTGACCCCAAGCTGCGCGCAGCACTGGAACGATTGGCCGCCCACGCCCGGGACAAGCCATAA
- the lpxC gene encoding UDP-3-O-acyl-N-acetylglucosamine deacetylase has translation MIKQRTLKNTIRATGVGLHSGEKVYLTLKPAPVDTGIVFRRADLDPVVEIPARAANVGETTMSTTLVNGDVKVDTVEHLLSAMAGLGIDNAYVELSASEVPIMDGSAGPFVFLIQSAGLEEQDAAKKFIRILREVTVEEGDKRATFLPFDGFKVSFEIDFDHPVLKGQTQSAVVDFSSTSFVKEVSRARTFGFMRDIEYLRKHNLALGGSVENAIVVDETGVLNEDGLRSDDEFVKHKILDAIGDLYLLGNSLIGEFKGYKSGHALNNQLLRKLIAETDAWEVVTFEDASTAPISYMRPVAAV, from the coding sequence ATGATTAAACAACGCACCCTGAAGAATACCATCCGTGCCACAGGTGTCGGTCTGCACTCCGGGGAGAAGGTTTACCTGACCCTCAAGCCTGCACCTGTTGACACCGGCATCGTCTTCCGCCGCGCCGACCTCGACCCTGTGGTCGAAATCCCGGCGCGCGCGGCCAACGTCGGCGAGACAACCATGTCGACGACGCTGGTCAACGGTGACGTCAAGGTCGATACGGTCGAGCACCTGCTCTCCGCCATGGCGGGCCTGGGCATCGATAACGCCTACGTCGAGCTCTCCGCCTCGGAAGTGCCGATCATGGATGGCAGCGCCGGACCCTTTGTATTTCTGATTCAGTCTGCCGGCCTGGAAGAACAGGACGCAGCCAAGAAGTTCATCCGCATCCTGCGTGAGGTAACCGTGGAAGAGGGCGACAAGCGCGCCACTTTCCTGCCTTTCGACGGCTTCAAGGTGAGCTTCGAGATCGACTTCGATCATCCGGTCCTCAAGGGCCAGACCCAGAGTGCGGTCGTCGACTTCTCCAGCACCTCGTTCGTGAAGGAAGTCAGCCGCGCCCGTACCTTCGGCTTCATGCGTGACATCGAGTACCTGCGCAAGCACAACCTTGCGCTGGGTGGCAGTGTCGAGAACGCCATCGTGGTCGACGAGACCGGTGTGCTCAACGAAGACGGCCTTCGTTCCGATGACGAATTCGTCAAGCACAAGATCCTCGACGCCATTGGCGACCTTTATCTGCTGGGCAACAGCCTGATCGGCGAGTTCAAGGGCTACAAGTCCGGCCACGCGCTGAACAACCAGCTGTTGCGCAAGCTGATTGCCGAAACCGATGCCTGGGAAGTGGTCACCTTCGAAGATGCCAGCACGGCACCGATCTCGTACATGCGCCCTGTTGCGGCCGTGTAA